The following DNA comes from Pelotomaculum isophthalicicum JI.
AACTCCAGCGCGCGGCAAACTGCCGCGGGCGCCAGTGAAACCGCCTCCACTTTGAGTGAAATTACTGCTGCTGTTGAGCAGGTAACCGCTAATATGCAAAACATAGCAGAGGCTTCAGAATCCGCCTCCGGCCATGCCAACGAGGGGAACAAGGGAGTGTTGAGGATTACCGGACAAATGCAAAATATAGCCGATACCGCTGTGGTTGTTTCCAGGGCAATAGACGAACTGAATTTAAAATCCAAAGAAATCAGCCAAATTATCGGGCTGATCACAAATATCGCCGGCCAGACCAACCTGCTGGCTTTGAACGCGGCCATCGAGGCAGCCCGGGCAGGTGAACACGGCCGGGGATTCGCTGTGGTGGCTGATGAAGTGAGGAAACTGGCCGCTCAGAGCGCGAGCGCCGCAAAACAAATAAACAGCTTGATTAGTTCCATGCGGGCTTTAACGGAACAATCAGTTGAAAGCATGTCCCTTGGCAGTAAAGAAGTTGAAGCAGGCATAAAAGTCGTTCAAGAGGTTGGGGGAAACTTTAGAGTTATTATCGGCGCCGTGCACAGCTTAACCTCTCAGATTCAGGATGTGGCGGCGGCGATGGAAGAAATGTCGGCCGGCATGCAAAACATAGCCGCCGCGACTCAAGAGCAAACCGCAACCATGGGGGAAGTATCGGCGTCGGCTGAATCTTTGTCAAGACTATCCTGCGATTTGGATGACTTGGTGGGTAAATTCAAGGTATAACACCGAAAACCCATTCAATCCTACGTCGCCGTCATTTGACGGTATATTTTTCTGCCCAGCCAGCGGGCCGCCAAATTAAAGCCAAGCACCACCAGGATCAGCACCGCTGCGGAACCGTCCGCGACTCTTCTCAAGTCCGGGATGAGACCCTCCGTGTTGACCTTCCAGATATGCACCGCCAGGGTTTCCGCCGGGCGAAAGGGGTTCAAGGGCGAAGCGGGATTAAAGATATTCCACTGAGTGAAGTCCAGAGCCGGGCTGGACATGCCGGCGGTAAACAACAGCGCGGCGGCCTCGCCGAATACTCTGCCTGAGGTGATAATCGCGCCGCTGACCAAACCGGGGAAGGCGCTGGGCAATACTACCCGGCAGATTGTCTGCCAGTGGTTGGCGCCCAGGGCCAGGCTCGCCTCGCGCAGGCTGTCCGGCACACCGTGGATAGATTCCTCAGTAATCCGGACCATCAGCGGCAGATTGATTACAGTCAGGGCTAACGCCCCGGAAATGAGCGAGTAACCCCAACCGGTCATGTTGACGAATGCCAACAGCCCGAAAAGACCGACCACGATTGAAGGCAGCGAATTCAACGTTTCGATGGACAGCCTGATCGCTTCCGTCAACTTGTTGTTCCTGGCGTATTCAGCCAGATAAATCCCGCCAAGCATGCCCACGGGAACTGTAACAACCATAGATAAAAAGAGCAGGTAGAAAGAGTTAAAGATCTGCGGCCCAATCCCGCCCCCGGCGCGAACCACTTGCGGCGGTTTTATCAAGAAATCCCAACTGATGTACTTGCCACCGTGGTAGAGAATATACACAATCATCGCGCCAAGAATAACGATCACCAGCAGCGCGCCGGCCCAGAATACGAGAGTTGCGATTCTGTCGGCAATACGGGAATTCACCTGGTTATCCCTCCCTTCCTCACTCCGTAACGGACAACCAGAATAAAAAAGAACGACATTATCAGGAGAAACAGACCCATTGACCAGAGGGTGTTGTTCCAAAGGGAACCCATGGGAGTGTTGCCCATATCCATTGTGATGGCGCTTGTCAAGGTGATCACGGGATCCAGAATGGACGTTGGAATTTTCCTTGTATTGCCGATAACCATCTGGACGGCCAGCGCTTCGCCAAAAGCCCTGGCTAGGCCGAGAACGACACCGGTGACCAGACCGGAACGCGCGGCCGGAATGAGCACCAGTCGGATAGCCTGCCAGCGCGTGGAACCCAAGGCCAAGGCAGCCTCCTTGTACTCACGCGGCAGCGACTTCAAGCTGTCGGTCAAAATGCTGACTATCGTTGG
Coding sequences within:
- the pstA gene encoding phosphate ABC transporter permease PstA; this translates as MNSRIADRIATLVFWAGALLVIVILGAMIVYILYHGGKYISWDFLIKPPQVVRAGGGIGPQIFNSFYLLFLSMVVTVPVGMLGGIYLAEYARNNKLTEAIRLSIETLNSLPSIVVGLFGLLAFVNMTGWGYSLISGALALTVINLPLMVRITEESIHGVPDSLREASLALGANHWQTICRVVLPSAFPGLVSGAIITSGRVFGEAAALLFTAGMSSPALDFTQWNIFNPASPLNPFRPAETLAVHIWKVNTEGLIPDLRRVADGSAAVLILVVLGFNLAARWLGRKIYRQMTAT